The Caenorhabditis elegans chromosome II genome has a segment encoding these proteins:
- the jun-1 gene encoding Transcription factor jun-1 (Partially confirmed by transcript evidence) yields MVWSSETFGMTPEEQIEWMALDDQEKKKLERKRARNRQAATKCRQKKMDRIKELEEQVLHEKHRGQRLDAELLELNRALEHFRRTVEHHSGNGCPNNSIRV; encoded by the exons atggTCTGGTCGTCGGAGACTTTTGGTATGACACCTGAAGAGCAAATTGAATG GATGGCACTCGATGAccaagaaaagaagaagcttgaGAGAAAGAGAGCTCGCAATAGGCAAGCCGCCACCAAATGCCGTCAAAAGAAAATGGATCGCATCAAGGAGCTGGAAGAACAG gttCTCCACGAGAAGCACCGCGGTCAACGCCTTGACGCTGAACTCCTCGAGCTCAACAGAGCtcttgaacatttcagaaGAACGGTTGAACATCACTCGGGAAATGGATGCCCGAACAATTCGATTCGTGTTTAA
- the C16D2.1 gene encoding Skp1-related protein (Confirmed by transcript evidence), whose amino-acid sequence MNFFQNYFRFSNTKLSTELGDVATPAVPSPIEATTAVCATPNQARRVIKTIDGQQLVLCANDVKYLSVVENMFANLNNLSSDASDEQFIVIPISIESKTMQKIIDWSRAAKKIDEKTLDFCQFFPNLTLKECIQILEASLFLETSYLGKCAAKWVASKLEGKSTGEMAQILEVAHVGLDPTSEQQLAQFRRVTL is encoded by the exons atGAACTTCTTTCAAAACTACTTCCGCTTTTCCAACACAAAGCTTTCAACT GAGCTGGGTGACGTGGCAACTCCAGCTGTTCCAAGCCCAATCGAAGCGACAACCGCCGTCTGTGCTACACCAAATCAAGCCAGACGCGTTATCAAAACTATTGATGG ccAGCAATTGGTGCTCTGTGCCAACGATGTCAAATATCTTTCTGTGGTCGAAAATATGTTTGCCAACTTGAATAATCTGAGTAGTGATGCGTCTGATGAG CAATTCATTGTCATCCCAATTTCGATCGAGTCAAAGActatgcaaaaaattattgattggaGTCGCGCTGCCAAGAAGATTGATGAGAAAACCCttgatttttgtcaatttttcccgaATCTTACGTTGAAAGAAtgcattcaaattttggaa GCAAGCCTTTTCCTGGAGACATCCTACCTTGGAAAATGTGCAGCCAAATGGGTGGCCTCCAAACTTGAGGGAAAGAGCACAGGTGAAATGGCACAAATTCTCGAAGTTGCTCATGTCGGATTGGACCCAACATCCGAACAGCAACTCGCTCAATTCAGACGTGTCACACTTTAA
- the C16D2.1 gene encoding Skp1-related protein (Partially confirmed by transcript evidence), which translates to MNFFQNYFRSSSTKLSTELGDVATPAVPSPIEATTAVCATPNQARRVIKTIDGQQLVLCANDVKYLSVVENMFANLNNLSSDASDEQFIVIPISIESKTMQKIIDWSRAAKKIDEKTLDFCQFFPNLTLKECIQILEASLFLETSYLGKCAAKWVASKLEGKSTGEMAQILEVAHVGLDPTSEQQLAQFRRVTL; encoded by the exons ATGAACTTCTTTCAAAACTACTTCCGCTCTTCTAGCACAAAGCTTTCAACT GAGCTGGGTGACGTGGCAACTCCAGCTGTTCCAAGCCCAATCGAAGCGACAACCGCCGTCTGTGCTACACCAAATCAAGCCAGACGCGTTATCAAAACTATTGATGG ccAGCAATTGGTGCTCTGTGCCAACGATGTCAAATATCTTTCTGTGGTCGAAAATATGTTTGCCAACTTGAATAATCTGAGTAGTGATGCGTCTGATGAG CAATTCATTGTCATCCCAATTTCGATCGAGTCAAAGActatgcaaaaaattattgattggaGTCGCGCTGCCAAGAAGATTGATGAGAAAACCCttgatttttgtcaatttttcccgaATCTTACGTTGAAAGAAtgcattcaaattttggaa GCAAGCCTTTTCCTGGAGACATCCTACCTTGGAAAATGTGCAGCCAAATGGGTGGCCTCCAAACTTGAGGGAAAGAGCACAGGTGAAATGGCACAAATTCTCGAAGTTGCTCATGTCGGATTGGACCCAACATCCGAACAGCAACTCGCTCAATTCAGACGTGTCACACTTTAA
- the C16D2.1 gene encoding Skp1-related protein (Confirmed by transcript evidence) — MFANLNNLSSDASDEQFIVIPISIESKTMQKIIDWSRAAKKIDEKTLDFCQFFPNLTLKECIQILEASLFLETSYLGKCAAKWVASKLEGKSTGEMAQILEVAHVGLDPTSEQQLAQFRRVTL; from the exons ATGTTTGCCAACTTGAATAATCTGAGTAGTGATGCGTCTGATGAG CAATTCATTGTCATCCCAATTTCGATCGAGTCAAAGActatgcaaaaaattattgattggaGTCGCGCTGCCAAGAAGATTGATGAGAAAACCCttgatttttgtcaatttttcccgaATCTTACGTTGAAAGAAtgcattcaaattttggaa GCAAGCCTTTTCCTGGAGACATCCTACCTTGGAAAATGTGCAGCCAAATGGGTGGCCTCCAAACTTGAGGGAAAGAGCACAGGTGAAATGGCACAAATTCTCGAAGTTGCTCATGTCGGATTGGACCCAACATCCGAACAGCAACTCGCTCAATTCAGACGTGTCACACTTTAA
- the nlp-78 gene encoding Neuropeptide-Like Protein (Product from WormBase gene class nlp;~Confirmed by transcript evidence), whose amino-acid sequence MSRFLVIFAIFLAFSNICSAYPDYRLPERRIRGDVDSVFFSPFRIIGKRALLAGPHDYDLGDFISNPNV is encoded by the exons ATGTCTCGTTTCCTtgtgatttttgcaattttcttggCTTTCTCAAACATCTGTAGTGCGTATCCAGATTATCGACTTCCTGAAAGA agaattcgTGGAGACGTCGATTCGGTGTTCTTCTCTCCTTTCAGAATTATTGGAAAGCGTGCACTTCTTGCAGGACCCCACGACta CGACTTGGGAGATTTTATAAGCAATCCGAATGTTTGA
- the C16D2.3 gene encoding uncharacterized protein (Confirmed by transcript evidence), protein MFISHLVFMILCFKLVFTTYDLRDGQLPLERFQVAQIIGGNVKNSEAKTDHHIPDKLIFPPVNYYHYRFK, encoded by the exons atgttcatttctCATTTAGTTTTTATGATTCTCTGCTTCAAACTAGTATTCACAACATATGATTTGAGAGATGGTCAGTTACCATTAGAGAGATTCCAAGTTGCTCAAATTATTGGtggaaatgtcaaaaattcagaagctAAG ACAGATCATCACATCCCGGACAAGTTGATCTTCCCACCAGTCAACTACTATCATTACcgtttcaaataa